The Desulfatirhabdium butyrativorans DSM 18734 DNA segment CTATCGCCAACTTTGCATCGACTTCCGCTACCCTAAAAGCGTCGTCTTTCCCATGTTTGTGTATTTCGGGGCTCAATCACTTCAGCCTTGCGGCTTACGGCCTGCCAGTTCGCTGTCCTACGCTTAACGCTCGGGGTCACCCCCTTACGTCCAAGGACTCGCTATCCGGTGGCTGGCTATGCCTTCCGGGATGGGCTTCTCACCCACTAAAACACGCGACCTTGCCCGGCCGCACTAGGGCCTGTTTTTCGGATCGGTTTGCCGGTCAGACCATTGCCCATTTTGCCCGAAGCGATCTCAAGGCCGATACGGCAATCATCGTCCAGGATGCGACAAGTGACTACAGCATGGGATTATCCGAAGTGTTTGCGGAATCTTTCGAGAAAGAAGGGGGGCATGTTCTGGAGCGGATTTCGTATAAAACCCCTCTCGAATCCTATGAGAACCTCATCGACCAGATTGTCGCTCTCCATGCCGATGTCCTCTTTCTGCCCGGATACGACGAAAGCGGCACGATCATCAAGCGCTGCCGGGAAAAGGGGATGAAGGCCATTCCACTGGGTGGAGACGGATGGAATTTTCAGGAATTCTATAAACGGATCGGCACAATGGGCACAGGATCGTATTTTTGCGCCCATTACGTCAAACATTCTGGCAATCTGGAGGCCATGCGCTTCGAAGGCAACTGCCCGGATCTCGTCACGGATGCCGCCTCCCTTTCAGACATCGCTCTCGGATACGACACCGTTCGGTTGCTGGCCGATGCCATCCGGCGGGCCGGAAGCCTCGATCACAAAGCCATCCGGGATGCCCTCGCCGCAACGAAGGGTTTCCAGGGGGCAACGGGGGAAATCACCTATCCGGAAGGCGGCCGGGATCCCCAAAAAGCCGTGGCCATCATGAAAATTCAGGGCGATCATGCCGTCCTGGTGAAATGGTACAGACCATAGATGGCGTCGCTTCCCATGCACCATCACTGTTCCGAATCAAACGAGGTCCTCTGATACACATGGACTTGCCCCATCACATGCGGCTCAAAATCAATGCCGTCATCCTGACGGTCTGCTGTATCGTCGCCGCTTTCATCTTTTCCATCTGGTACCCGCTCGAACAAAGACGGGTTCAAACCCATCAGGAACACATCCGATCCCTGCTGCATGCCGTATTTCTGCAGAAGCGGGATGAGATGGCCAATGAAATCTTTGCCGGGCAAAAAGCGGCAATCGAGGCATCGATCGCCGAAATCCGG contains these protein-coding regions:
- a CDS encoding ABC transporter substrate-binding protein encodes the protein MPGRTRACFSDRFAGQTIAHFARSDLKADTAIIVQDATSDYSMGLSEVFAESFEKEGGHVLERISYKTPLESYENLIDQIVALHADVLFLPGYDESGTIIKRCREKGMKAIPLGGDGWNFQEFYKRIGTMGTGSYFCAHYVKHSGNLEAMRFEGNCPDLVTDAASLSDIALGYDTVRLLADAIRRAGSLDHKAIRDALAATKGFQGATGEITYPEGGRDPQKAVAIMKIQGDHAVLVKWYRP